The following nucleotide sequence is from Pogoniulus pusillus isolate bPogPus1 chromosome 41, bPogPus1.pri, whole genome shotgun sequence.
GTGGCAGCCCAGTACCCCATCACCAGGCTGGGCAAGATGGCCCTTTGCACAGACCCCATgaagaagctgcagctctgcgACGACTACTCGGTGCAGAGGAATGAGTACTTCTTTGACAGGGACCCTTCCATCTTCCACTACGTCTTCCACTTCTACCGCAGCGGAGTGCTGTGGGTGATGGACGAGATGTGCCCCAGCAACTTCGTGGAGGAGATCGAGTACTGGGGGATCCACATGAAGTACAGCCAGCGCTGCTGCCGCATCCTCTTCGAGGAGAAGCAGGACGAGCTCAGCGAGTACCTGAAAAtagagaaggagctggaggcagaacTGGAGCCCCTGGACTCAGCGAGGCACTTTAAGGGCAAATTCCTGGGGCGGTTCCGGGGCATGGTCTGGGACCTGATCGAGAACCCCTACTCCTCGGTCGCGGCTAAGATCATCGCTGTCATGTCCAGCCTCTTCGTGCTCATCTCCATCGTCAGCATGACGCTGAGCACGGTGGAGGAGATGCAGCACAAGACAGGGAAGGTGTGGatggagcagctggagatggTCTGCGCCATCTTCTTCACCTCCGAGTACCTCATGCGgctcatctcctccaccagcctcAAGAACTTCCTGCGCGCGGCGTTCAACGCGGTGGACCTGGTGGCCATCCTGCCCTTCTACATCCAGGTCCTCTTCGAGAACCTGGACGAGGCAGACACGCTCTACCACGAGGAGCTGCACAAGGTGGAGAACGTCAGCAAGCTGGGCAAAGTCCTCAAGCTCATCAAGCTGATGAGGATCTTCCGCATCCTCAAGCTGGCACGCCACTCCACCGGCCTGCGGGCCTTCGGCTTCACCATGCGCCAGTGCTACCAGCAGGTCTGCTGCCTCTTCCTCTTCATCGCCATGGGGGTCTTCACCTTCTCTGCCCTCATGCACTCGGTGGAACACGACGTGCCAGGCACCAGCTTCACCAGCATCCCCTACGCGTGGTGGTGGGCAGCGGTAAGGCCTGAGCCCCTTCTCccaggaagggctgcagtggggCTCTGGGTAggggctgccctggcacccGCGGGGTTCAGGGACTCCTCAGAGAATCAAAAGTGGTGGGGTGGGATGGTGGGACAGAGGTGGAATGATGGGACAGGTGGGATGGTGGGACAGAGGTGGAATGATGGGACAGGTGGGATGGTTGGACAGAGGTGGGATGGTGGGACAGAGGTGAGATAATAGGGCAGAG
It contains:
- the LOC135192296 gene encoding potassium voltage-gated channel subfamily V member 2-like; this encodes MRQLAERRASLSASLKIGDRQGCCHRTPEEEEVHIPFAQDSLVKRWSSMQNVADMGQEESKAPIQRNKFLLNINVGGKLFQIAYKVAAQYPITRLGKMALCTDPMKKLQLCDDYSVQRNEYFFDRDPSIFHYVFHFYRSGVLWVMDEMCPSNFVEEIEYWGIHMKYSQRCCRILFEEKQDELSEYLKIEKELEAELEPLDSARHFKGKFLGRFRGMVWDLIENPYSSVAAKIIAVMSSLFVLISIVSMTLSTVEEMQHKTGKVWMEQLEMVCAIFFTSEYLMRLISSTSLKNFLRAAFNAVDLVAILPFYIQVLFENLDEADTLYHEELHKVENVSKLGKVLKLIKLMRIFRILKLARHSTGLRAFGFTMRQCYQQVCCLFLFIAMGVFTFSALMHSVEHDVPGTSFTSIPYAWWWAAVSLSTVGYGDTVPDTVLGRMVAFACISFGIILNGMPISILYNKFSDYYAKLKAHEIESSQSLKLSRRIRLKERVLRKLSECYRADPRPPR